GCCGATGTGGCGCAGGTACTGACAGACGATAATCGCCATGTATTCGGCGTGCGTTATGCGGGGCTCCAGCCTTCCTACACATTTGCGGATCCCGCCCTGCAGACAGCGTTCGACACGCTGCAGGAAAAAATGCCAGATTTCAGCCTGCTGATCACTGACTGGTCGGCAAATTTCAGCCAGCTCGTCCTGAAAATCTCCGGCGGCGTGGAAACAGGCTCCTACTATTTGTTCGATCCTGCTGCGGGACGCCTCTCCCAGATTGCTAAATCCTATGAAATAGCCCCCGGCTGGGTTGGTCCGATGCAGACAATCGAATACCCGGCCTCTGATGGTACCCGGATCTCTGCGGTCGTCACCTGGCCTGCCGGTGATGGCGAAAGCAACCTGCCGACCATCGTGCTGCCGCATGGTGGTCCGGCCGGTTTTGATTCGGTCCGCTTCGACTGGATGGCCCAGTATTTTGCCAGCCGTGGCTATCTGGTACTTCAGCCAAACTTTCGCGGATCCAGTGGCTTTGGGCAAAAATTCGAATGGGCAGGCCACGGTGAATGGGGCCGTCTTATGCAGAGCGACATTACTGCCGGGCTCGATGCGCTGATTGAGATTGGTTGGGCCGACAAGGACCGCGTCTGTATCGTCGGAGCCAGTTATGGCGGGTTTGCTGCGCTCGCCGGGGGGGCTTTCACACCAGACAGGTACAAATGCATCGCGGCCATTGCGCCCGTGTCAGATCTGCCTGAAATGCTGGACGACATCCGAATTGACAACGGGCTCGGCTCCTACAGCTACGAGTATGAATACTGGGCCGCCAGTATCGGCGACATCGATACCGAAAGGGATGAGCTGAAAGCGGCCTCGCCTGCATGGAATGCCGACGAATTCACCGCGCCGGTCCTGCTGGTTCACGGACATGACGACACTGTGGTCAAACTGGAACAAAGTCGGCGGATGAAGTCCGCCCTCAAAGCAGCCGGCAAGACAGTTAACCTGATCGAACTGCCGCATAGCGACCACTGGATGGCGACATCACCTGCCCGCACGGCAACGCTTAAAGCGGTCGCCACCTTTGTCGAAGCCAACAACCCGGCAAGGGCTGACTAGCCGGAAAGCCCGATCGCGCGTGCCGGGTGCGTCTAAAGCGTGAAGCTGCCTTCGATCACCGTCACGGAGGTCCCGATGAGCTTCACCCGGTCATCCTCCAGACGTGTGTCGATGAAGGCGCCGCGTCCCGGAAAGGCCTGACGGCATTTAAGATCGGTCTTGCCGAAGCGCTCGCTCATGACGCGGGCCAGCATTGTGTGCCAGCTGCCGGTGGCCGGGTCTTCATCGATGCCGCTGCCGGGGGCGAAAAAGCGGCTGGTAACATCCACGCCGTCCCCGCCTGCCGCGAAGCAGCCGAAATTGCCGCGGTCCCAGCCTTCGCCCGGGACGCCCAGGTCTTTCAGGGCTCTCTGGTCAGGTTTCAGGGCTTCCACCTCTTCCGGCGTTTCGAACCGGGCCGCATAGAACATGCCGCCCCAGGCCTGTACCGGGCGGGCGCCCAGCGCAGTGGCGACATCATCCGTTACCGGAATTTCCTGTACGGGTCCGCAGGGAAAGTCCATTTCCAGCTGGCCATCGGCCAGCCGGCGCACGATCAGGCTGCCTGAATGGACCGTCTCGAAATGCACCGCCTCTCCTTTGAAGCTGTATTCTTCAAACAGGACATGCGCACTCGCCAGCGTGGCGTGTCCGCACAGCGGCACTTCCACGGCCGGGGTGAACCAGCGCAGCGCCCAGGTATTTTCGCTCTTGCGGACCAGGTACGCCGTTTCGGCGACATTGTTCTCCGCTGCGATGGTCTGCAGGATCGCGTCCGGAAGGAAGTCTTCAAGCGGCATCACGCACGCCTGGTTTCCCTCGAACGGCCGCGAGGCAAAGGCATCGACCTGATAGAAAGGCAATTTCGGCATAGGCGCCTCCTGTTTCGGGGCGCTTCCTTTGCCACACTCCCGGCAGACGGCAAATCGATGATTTGTAATCGATGGTTAAGGCTGGCTAATCCTCATCATCCAGCACCCAGCCATGATGGAGCGGCCCGGCGCCTTTCCCGAAGCCCTTCGCCGCGCGGATTGCACCCATCAGGTAATCCCGCCCCTGCTCCACAGCCTCCGGCACACTCTCCCCTTGCGCCAGCAAGGCGGCGATGGCGGAGGCGAGCACGCAGCCGGTTCCGTGCGTGGACGTCGTTTCGATGCGGGGGCTTTCAAAGATCCATTCGCCGGTGGTTGTCTGCAGCACATCGGTAATCTTGCTGCCCGGAATGTGCCCGCCTTTTACCAGCGCGCCATTGGCGCCAAGCTCCAGCAGCTGTTCGGCGGCGCGGCGCTGGCCGTCGACCGTCTCGACGGCCTTGCCGGTCAATACTTCCGCCTCGGGCGCATTCGGCGTGACGAGCCGGGCACCTGGTACAAGCTCGGAGCGGATTGCCTCCACGCCCTTTGCCTCGACCAGCCGGTGGCCTGAAGTTGCGATCATCACCGGGTCGATCACGCGCGGGATCATCGATGCGTTGGCAGCAAGGCATTCAGCCACAGATTCGACGAGCGCGGCGCTGCCCAGCATGCCGGTCTTGATCGCGTCGGCGCCGATATCGGCAAGCGTGACCTGCATCTGCCCTGTCACCGCTTCAACCGGCACAGGCCAGACGCCATGCACGCCGGTCGTGTCCTGCACGGTAATCGCCGTCACGGCCGTCATGGCATAGCCGCCCAGCATGGTGATCGTCTTGATATCGGCCTGGATCCCCGCCCCGCCGCCGGAATCCGAACCGGCGATGACGAGCACCCTGCCCTGTGGGCCTTGCGCCTCGGTCATGGGATCAGACCTTGATGCCTGCCTTTTCAGCGTCCGCCAGGAAAGCAGCGAGGCCCTTGTCCGTCAGCGGATGAGTCGCCAGCGACTTGATCACGTTCGGCGGCATTGTGGCAACATCGGCGCCTGCCAGCGCAGACTCCTTCACATGGTTCGCCGTGCGGATCGACGCGGCCAGGATCTCGGTATCGAACAGGTAATTGTCATAGATCTGGCGGATGTCGGAGATCAGCTCCATGCCGTCGAGATTGATGTCGTCGAGACGGCCGATGAACGGAGAGATGAACGTGGCGCCGGCCTTGGCGGCGAGCAGGGCCTGATTGGCCGAGAAGCACAGCGTGACATTCACCATCGTGCCTTCGCCTGTCAGCGTCTTGCAGGCCTTCAGGCCGTCCCAGGTGAGCGGCAGTTTCACTGCGACGTTTTCTGCGATCGCGGCCAGCTTGCGGCCTTCGGTGATCATGCCGTCATATTCTGTAGCGACAACTTCGGCGCTGACCGGGCCTTCGACCAGGTCACAGATTTCCTTGATCACGTCCGTGAACGGCCGGCCTGCTTTGGCAATCAGGGACGGGTTCGTGGTGACGCCATCGATCAGGCCGGTTGCAGCGAGTTCCGAGATATCGTCAGTGTTAGCGGTATCGACAAAGAATTTCATGGGTCCTGTCCTTGTTTGCAGGGGGCAGATCAGACGGCCGGACGGCCGATAGACGTATAGGCGAAGCCTTTGGCGGCCATGTCTTCCGGCGAATAGATGTTCCGCAGGTCTACCACGACATTGCTGTTCAGCGCAGCCTTGATCCGGTCGAGATCAAGGGCACGGAACTGGTCCCATTCCGTCAGGATGACGAGGGCATCGGCATCCTGCGCGGCTTCGTAAGCGTTCTTCGCGAACTGAATATCCTTCAGGAGGTGGCTGGCCTCGGTCATGGCTTCCGGGTCGTAGGCCTTGATCGTCGCGCCGGCGGCCTGAAGCGCCGGAAGAATATCCAGGCTCGGCGCATCGCGCATGTCGTCGGTGTTCTGCTTGAAGGCGAGGCCGAGCACGCCGATCGTCTTGCCGCTGACATCTCCGCCCATCGCCGCGATCACCTTGCCGGCCATCGCCTTCTTGCGGGCCGCGTTCACTTCGACAACCGTATCGACGATCCGAACCGGGCTGTCGTAATCATTCGCGGTCTTGGTCAGGGCCAGCGTGTCTTTCGGAAAACAGGAGCCGCCATACCCGGGGCCGGCATTCAGGAATTTCGACCCGATCCGGCCATCGAGGCCGATGCCACGGGACACTTCCTGCACATTCGCGCCCACCTTTTCGCAGAGGTCCGCCATCTCGTTGATGAAGGTGATCTTCACGGCAAGGAAGGCATTGGCTGCATACTTGATCAGCTCCGATGTCCGGCGTGCGGTGAACAGGATCGGCGTCTCGTTGAGGAACAATGGACGGTAAAGCTCTCCCATTACCTGACGGGCGCGCTCGTCTTCTGTCCCGACGACCACGCGGTCCGGAATCTTGAAGTCCTTGATCGCCGCGCCTTCGCGTAGGAATTCCGGATTGGAGACGACGGCAAAGTCCCCATCAGGCCGTGTCTTGCGGATGATCTCTTCGACTTCGTCTCCGGTGCCGACGGGCACGGTGGACTTGGTGACCACGACCGTGAAGCCGTCCATCAGCTGGGCGATCTCTTCGGCGGCGCCATAGACATAGGACAGGTCTGCATGGCCGTCGCCGCGGCGGGACGGTGTGCCGACAGCGATGAAGACGGCATCGGCATCGCGGATGGCTTCGGCCGGGTCAGTCGTGAAGAAAAGACGCTCTTCCGCAACATTGTTGGCGACCAGGCTGTCGAGGCCGGGCTCGTAGATCGGCATCACACCGGCCTTCAGCTTCTCGATCTTGGAAGCGTCCTTGTCGACACAAGTGACGACATGACCGAAATCCGCAAAGCAGGCGCCGGAGACAAGCCCCACATAGCCTGTGCCAATCATCGCAACGCGCATGGGACTAACCTCGATTCTGCCAGTGTAAACTGGGCGGAGGGGTGCGATTTTTGTGTCCCTAGGTCAAGAGGGCATGGCTGCCGGTCCGGCAGTTTCAGCTGCGACGATTCCGGATTGACTCAGGTGAACGCGAAGGACTAGATCAAAACGTGAACAACCGGAGGGGCGCATGACCACGTTGAAACTCTATACAAACCCGATGTCGCGCGGCCGGATTGCCCGCTGGATGCTGGAAGAGGTCGGCGTGCCTTATGAGGTGGAATACCTCACCTACGACGGCACGATGAAGGCGCCGGAATACCTGGCCATCAATCCGATGGGCAAGGTGCCTGCGATCGTTCACGGTGATCAGGTGGTGACCGAATGCGCCGCCATCTGCGCCTATCTGGCAGACGCGTTCCCGGAGGCCGGACTCGCCCCGCCGGTGGACCGCCGGGCAGCGTATTACCGCTGGATGTTTTTCGCCGCGGGGCCCGTGGAATCGGGGGTCACGAACCGCGCCCTTGGATTTTCGGTGAACGAAGAGCGCAAGCGCATGGCGGGCTATGGCGATTTCGACGACATGTACGGGGTTCTGATCAAGGCCGTATCCGATGCAAGCCCATATCTGTGCGGCGACCAGTTTACCGCCGCCGACGTCTATCTCGGGGCGCAGGTCGGCTGGGGGCTGCAGTTCGGCTCCATGCCGGCGCACGATGCCCTCGCCGCATATTGGGCCCGGCTTGAGTCCCGGCCCGCCTGGATACGTGCCGGAGAGCTCGATGATGCGGCCGGTGCCGAGATGGGCATGCCGCCTGCCGGCAGTTGATCAGAGGTAGCTGATCAGATTTCCTGGTTGTAGGCGCCGACTTCCGGGTGCTTGCCGAGGCGCGGTTTGATTTCCTTGTGGAAGAGGTCGCGCATGTCGTCTTCGCTGGCCATGGATTCGACCACGACGACGAGTTCCGGTTTGTTCGAAGACGCCCGGATCAGAACCCAGCTGCCGTCTTCCAGCGTCACGCGGGCGCCGTTGACGGTATTCACATCGACCACTTTGCGGCCAAGGATTTCCGTGCCGTTCAGGCCTTCGTATTCTTCGACCATCTTGTCGACGATGCCGTACTTGGTTTCGTCATCGCAATGCGGCGACATGGTGAGCGAGGTCCAGGCCGTCCCCAGTTCGCCCTTCAGCTCCGCCATCGTCTTGCCGGGGTTGCGGTCCAGCATCTGCAGCACGGCTTTCGCGGCGACGAGGCCGCAATCGTAGCCGAGCCCGATCGGCGGGCGGAAGAAGAAGTGGCCGGACTTTTCAAATCCGGCGAGCGCGCCGAGCTCATTGGTGCGGCGCTTGATGTAGGAATGTCCGGTCTTGTAGTAATCGACCGTGGCGCCGTTTTCCTTCAGCACGGGATCGGTCTTGTAGAGGCCGGTCGATTTCACATCGACAACGAATTTCGAGTCCGGATATTGTTTCGACAGGTCGCGGGCCAGCATCAGGCCGATCTTGTCGGCAAAGATTTCCTCACCCGTATTGTCGACAACGCCGCAGCGGTCCCCGTCCCCGTCGAAGCCGAGCGCGACATCGGCGCCATGTTCGCGCACGGCGGCGGCCATGGCGTGCAGCATTTCGGAATCTTCCGGGTTTGGATTGTATTTCGGGAAGGTCATGTCGAGATTGCAATCCATCTCGATGACATCTGCCCCCATGGCGCGCAGCGCATCCGGCGCAAACGCCCCCGCCGTACCATTGCCGCAGGCGGCGATGACGCGCAGCGGACGCGACAGCTTCACGCCGTCAGCAACCGAGGCGATGTATTTCTCGCGAATGCCTTCGATACGGTAATGCTTGCCGCCTTCGCGCTCCACAAAGGCGCCACCCATGACGATTTCCTTCAGGCGGCCCATTTCTTCCGGCCCGAATGTCAGCGGCTTGTTGGCGCCCATCTTCACACCGGTCCAACCATTCTCATTGTGGCTGGCGGTGACCATGGCACAGCAGGGCGCGTCCAGTTCGAATTGGCTCCAGTAGACCATCGGCGAGAGCGCCAGGCCGACATCCATCACTTCGCAGCCGCCTTGTGTCAGGCCGAGGATCAAAGCGTTCTTGATCGGCTGGCTGATGGAGCGGAAATCATGGCCCGTCACCACTTTCGGCTCGACGCCCAGTTCGTGGAACAGCGTTGCCATGCCGAGGCCAAGTGCCTGAACCCCGGTCAGGTTCAGCTCCGGGGCTTTTTCCTTGCCGATGCCATTGAACCACCAGCGGGCGTCGTATTCGCGAAAGCCTGTCGGTTTCACCAGTGGCAGCACCTCGAACTCAAACGTATTCGGAGCAATGTCTGCGAGTGGTTTCGGCATCATGTCGGAAATCTCCACGGGTTGTGTGCGCGTGTTGAACACTGTTGCGCCGGTTTCCGCAACAGGATGCAGGTTTCACACCAATACCAATTCGTTAATGCCCGCGTCGGTGCGCCGAAAGGAATTCTGCGGTCCAGCGCGCCAGACGGGCATGATCGCCCTCGATTTCGAGGGATTCGAGCGCCCGGTCAGTTAACGATTCGCCGATCCGCGGGCGGCGCAGGGCGTAGAGCGCCGCGGAATAATCGTCCGCAAACTCCGGATGGCACTGAAAGCTGAGCGCCGGGGCCTCAGGATAATACAGCCCGGCAAAGGGCGTGAAATCCGACGCCACGACCACTTTTGCCCCCGGCGGCAGGGTGACGACCTGGTCCTGATGGCTGACCGCCGCTGACACCGTGGCCGGACACGCCTCGCTGACAAAATCCGGACAGGCGACGACTTCATAGGTGTGGCGCCCGACGCCCCAGCCCTTGTCTGACTTTATCACCTTTCCGCCCAGCGCCTCGGCCAGGATCTGGTGGCCGAAACAGATGCCCACCTGCGGCACACCGGCGGCGGCACCTGCGCGGATGAAATCCGCCAGAGGACCGATCCAGGCCTCCGTGTCATAGACCCCGGCGGGCGACCCGGTGATCAACACCGCTTCCACCGCGTCCGGATCCGGCAAGGGCTCACCCTTCACCACCGAGACGGTATCGAATTCAAACGCGCCGGTGCCTGCCATCAAGTGGCGGAACATGGCCGGATAGTCTTCGAAGTCCCCGCGGATCGGCTCCGGGACGAGGCCGGTTTCGATAATGGTCAGTTTCATGAGGCCCTACTCCGCCGCAACTTCGCTGTCTGCCTTGTCCGGTTCCACCAGGAAGCCGCCGGACTGGCGTGCCCAGAGCTCGGAATAGAGCCCACCCGCAGCCACAAGATCCGCATGGTTGCCGTGCTCGACGATCTGTCCCTTGTCGAGCACGATCAGCCGGTCCATCGCCGCGATGGTCGACAGGCGGTGTGCGATGGCGATCACCGTCTTGCCCTCCATCAGTTCGAACAGCTTCTCCTGGATAACGGCCTCGACCTCGGAATCGAGCGCAGAGGTCGCCTCATCCAGGATCAGCACCGGTGCGTCCTTCAGGAAGATGCGGGCAATCGCGATCCGCTGGCGCTGGCCGCCGGACAGTTTCACGCCGCGCTCACCCACATGTGCGTCCAGCCCGCGGCGGCCCTGGGAATCCTCCAGATCGTTGATGAAGTCCAGGGCGGCGGCTTTCCCGCAGGCCGTCAGGATGTCCGCATCGCTCGCGCCCGGCCGGCCATAGGCGATGTTCTCTCGGATGGAACGGTGCAGGAGCGAGGTATCCTGCGTGACCACGCCGATCTGTGCCCGGAGGGAATCCTGCGTGACATGGGAGACATCGTGCCCATCGAGAAGGATCGCGCCGCTTTCCGTTTCGTAGAAGCGCAGCAGCAGGTTCGTCAGCGTTGTCTTGCCTGCGCCAGACCGGCCGACAAGGCCGATCTTTTCCCCCGGTCGGATCGTGAGGGAGAAGTCCTCGATCACGCCGGATCCTTTGCCATAGTGGAAAGAGACATTCCGGAATTCGATCGCTCCTGCCCCGCGCGGCAGGTCTTCCGCATCCGGCGCATCGGCCACGGCAACCGGGCGGTTCAGCATGGCCTTTCCGTCATAGACCACACCGATATTCTCGAAGAGGCCGGCAACTTCCCACATGATCCACTGGGACATGGATTTGATGCGCAGGGTCAGGCCGATCGCGGCCGCCACGCCCCCCGCGCCAATCAAATTCCCCATCCACAGATAGATGCCGACCGCGCCGACCAGGAAGACCAGCAGGGAGTTGTTCAGATAGACAATAAAGTTGAAGCCGGTGACGTAGCGCATCTGCTGGTAAACCGTCCCAAGGAAGCCTTCCATGCTGTCCCTGGCATAGGCTTCTTCATGCCCGGCATGGGCGAAGAGTTTCACGGTCTGGATATTGGTATAACTGTCCACAATGCGCCCGGTCATGGCCGAGCGGGCATCCGCCTGTCGTTCGGCCACCTTGCCGAGACGCGGCACGAACCAGGTCATGACAAGGCAGTAGAGTCCGCCCCACAGCAGGAAGGGCAGCATCAGGCGCCAGTCCGATGACGCGACCAGCACAAGCGCCGAGACGAAATAGACGATCACGAAGACGAAGACGTCGAGGATCTTCATCACCGTCTCACGCACCGCCAGCGCGGTCTGCATCACCTTGGTTGCGACCCGTCCGGCGAACTCATTGCCGAAGAAATTCATCGACTGGCCCAGCATCTGCCGGTGCATGCGCCAGCGTGCACTCATCGGCACATTGCCCATCAGGCCCTGATAGACGATCAGCGCATGGATCAGGGTTGCCAGCGGCAGCACCACCAGCACGACGCCTGCCATCAGGGCCAGCCGCAGGCCTTCGCGTTGCAGGAAGCCTTCCCGGTCTGCAGACGACAGCCAGTCGACAATCCCGCCGAGGAAGCCGAACAGGGTCACCTCGCCCACGGCAATGATCGCCGTAAAGACGGCCGTGACGACCAGCCACGGCACGGCATCGCGCACATAGTGCCAGACGAAGGGCCAGAACCCTTGCGGCGGCACATCCAGCTGGGCGTCCGGGAACGGCGGGAGACGGTGTTCGAAGAAGCGAAACATGGTCAGCCCATTTGGCGTACCGGCCAGCAGGATACAAGCCTGACCGGAACAAATTCAGAGTCGCTTTGCCATCAGGGCGCGTCGGCTATTTCAGGGGCCGTATCCGGTCCTGCTCCACGCATCTGTTCCGCCTCGATCCAGTCATGGATCTGATCGTCCAGCACATCCAGCGGAACAGCCCCCTTAGACAGGACCGCATCGTGGAAGGCGCGGATGTCGAACGCGTCGCCGAGGGCCGCTTCGGCCTGATGGCGCAGGTCCAGGATTTTCAGTTCACCGATCTTGTAGGCCGTCGCCTGTCCGGGCCAGCCCATGTAGCGGGTCACCTCATTGCGGATGTTCAGCGGTGCGAGGGCGGAATTCTCGTTGAAACATTCCTCCGCCTCTTCCCGCGTCCAGCCATAAAGGTGCAGGCCGGTGTCGGCGACGAGCCGGCAGGCGCGCCACATCTCCATGGAAAGCCCGCCAAAGCGTTCATAAGGCGTCTCGTTCAGGCCCGCCTCCATGGCAATGTGTTCGGCATAAAGCCCCCACCCTTCCCCGAACGCGGTGGCGTAATATTGCTGGCGGAAGCGCGGCTGCCCCTTCATTTCCATGGCCAGCATGATCTGGAGGTGGTGCCCCGGCACGGCCTCATGCGCAGAAAGCGCCGGCAGTTCGTAGAGCGGGCGCTGGTCCAGCGCATAGGTGTTCACGAGATAGGTACCCGGCCGGTTCTCCTCTGGATCGCCCTGCACATAGCGGGCAGACGTGTAACCCGGCGCGATCGCCGCCGGCACAGGCTCCACATTGTAGCCATGCTCCGGCAGCTTACCGAAATAGTCCGGCAGGATGGCATCCAGTTTCGCCGCGACCGCTTTCGCCCGGCCCATCAACTCGTCCGGCGTTTTCGCGTAGAAGGCCGGATCGGTGCGCAGGAAGACGAGAAAGTCCTGGAAGTCGCCTTCGAAATGGATCTCCTGCAGGATCGCCTCCATCTCCCCCCGGATGCGGGCGACTTCGGAGAGGCCGAGTTCATGGATCTCCTCGGGCGAATAACCGGCGCCCGCTGTGTGGTGCTCAATCGCGGCAGCATAAACCGCACTGCCACCCGGCAGGTTCGCGATCCCTGCCCCGTCCCGTGTGTGGGGCGCATAGTCCGTTTCGATGAACGCCAGGGTTCTGCGATAGGCCGATATGGCATTCGCCACCGCGGTCAGCCCGTCCGTCTTCAGGCGGGAGGCGACGGCGGGGTCCATGTCTTCCGGCAAATTGCGGAACGGTGCGTACAGGCCGCTTGCGCTGGGGTCGTCGGAGATCTGCTCGCGAATCTGGTCTGTCATCACGCCCAGCGGATCGGCATGCGCCACCCAGCCCGTGGCGAGCCCCCGGCGCATGTTTGCAACATTTTCTGCGAAATAGCGCGGCACATCGTTCAGGCGCGCAATCCAGGCGTCGCCTTCGGCCTCGCTGGTGATCCGGGTCTGCATCGCCGCAAAGACCGGCTCGGCCTGAAACCCCCAGTCTCCGGTGAAGGGGATCCGGGCGGTATCCAAGCGCGCATTGTCGATATCCGTCGTCAGAAGACGCTTGAGAATCGCCTGGTCGGTAGTCCGTTCGGTTTCCAGCGCAGCAATCGCATCACGCAGGGCCGCCGCCTTCGCCGCCCGCTCTGCGACCGCCTCCGGCGCGACATTTCCCCAGCCCGACGCAGCTTCCCCAGCGGCACGTGCCGCTTCCTCCGGGGAAGCGTCACGGACATAAGCCTCATATTCCCCGATCAGGTCGTCCATCGGATCGGCAAATGCCGAAGGTGTGAACAGAAAGAGGGCCCCAAGCCACAGAAATCGTTTCATATTGTCACTCCATGACTTGCTGTGCGTTGACAGGATCATAGAGACTCCTAGAACCGCAGGCCAAGCACTTGAGTTAAACTCTTACATCCATCGGAAGGTGTCCTTCGCATGTCAGGATCGTCCGGGGCTGATGCCCGCCCGCTGTCGCCACACCTCCAGGTCTGGCGTCCTCATATTACCATGGCCGCCTCGATCACCCACCGCATCACGGGCGTTGCCCTCTATTTCGGTACTTTCCTGATTGCAGGCTGGATCATCGCCCTAGCCACCGGCGCAGACTGTTACGGCGCCATCGAAGGGATCCTCTTCTCCTGGTATGGCAGCGTGATCCTGTATCTCTGGGCTGTCGCCGTCCTGTTCCATCTCGTGAACGGTATCCGCCACCTGCTTTGGGATGGCCCGAACATCGGCTTCGACCCGGGCCGGGCCAGCGCCGTTTCCGTCTTCAATTACGCATTTGCCATTCTGGGCGCGGCAGCCATCTGGCTCGCCGCCGCCGGACTGTAGGAGGCAGAGACCCATGTCGAACAGCCAGTTCCTGACCCCTGCCAAAGCCGCCCGCGGCCTCGGTTCCGCCAAATCCGGCACGCATCACCATATCGGGCAGCGCGTTTCCGCCATTGCCCTGGTTTTCCTGGTGCCGTGGTTCCTGTTTTCGGTCATCAACGCCGTCCAGGGCGGTGAAGCCGCCGCGATCGAGTGGATTTCACAACCGCTGCCTGCGATCCTGCTGATCCTTACGGCCGGCGCGACCGTATACCATATGCGCCTCGGCATGCAGGTCGTCATCGAAGACTATATTGCGAAGACGGGGATGCGCTCGGCGCTGCTGATCCTGAACAGCTTCGCCTGTATCGCACTGTTTGCGGCCATCGCCCTTTCGGTCCTGAAACTGTGGATTGGCGCGGGCGCGTAAGCGGCCCCGCGGGAGAGTTAGAACATGAGCACCTATAACTGGATCGATCATACTTACGATGTCGTGGTTGTCGGCGCGGGCGGTTCCGGCCTGCGCGCAGCCCTCGGCGCGGCCCAGGCAGGCCTGCGCACGGCCTGCATCACCAAGGTCTTCCCGACCCGGTCTCACACGGTTGCCGCTCAGGGCGGGATCGCCGCCTCGCTCGGCAATATGGGCGAGGACAACTGGCGCTGGCACATGTACGACACCGTCAAGGGGTCTGACTGGCTGGGCGACCAGGACGCCATCGAATACCTGACACGCAACGCCCCGAAGGCTGTCTACGAACTCGAGCACTGGGGCATGCCCTTCTCGCGGACCGAGGAAGGCAAGATCTACCAGCGTGCCTTTGGCGGCATGACCCGCGACTTCGGCGAAGGCCCCGTGCAGCGCACCTGCGCCGCCGCCGACCGGACCGGCCACGCCATGCTGCACACGCTTTACGGCCAGTGCGTGCGTGAGGAGACCGAGTTCTTCATCGAATACTTCGGCATGGACCTGATCATGGACGAAGAAGGCGCCTGCCGCGGTGTCACGGCCTGGAAGCTGGATGACGGCACGCTGCACCGCTTCCGCGCCCAGAAAGTCATCCTGGCCACCGGCGGTTACGGCCGGGCCTTCTT
This is a stretch of genomic DNA from Hyphomonas adhaerens MHS-3. It encodes these proteins:
- a CDS encoding glutathione S-transferase family protein; translation: MTTLKLYTNPMSRGRIARWMLEEVGVPYEVEYLTYDGTMKAPEYLAINPMGKVPAIVHGDQVVTECAAICAYLADAFPEAGLAPPVDRRAAYYRWMFFAAGPVESGVTNRALGFSVNEERKRMAGYGDFDDMYGVLIKAVSDASPYLCGDQFTAADVYLGAQVGWGLQFGSMPAHDALAAYWARLESRPAWIRAGELDDAAGAEMGMPPAGS
- a CDS encoding PhzF family phenazine biosynthesis protein, whose amino-acid sequence is MPKLPFYQVDAFASRPFEGNQACVMPLEDFLPDAILQTIAAENNVAETAYLVRKSENTWALRWFTPAVEVPLCGHATLASAHVLFEEYSFKGEAVHFETVHSGSLIVRRLADGQLEMDFPCGPVQEIPVTDDVATALGARPVQAWGGMFYAARFETPEEVEALKPDQRALKDLGVPGEGWDRGNFGCFAAGGDGVDVTSRFFAPGSGIDEDPATGSWHTMLARVMSERFGKTDLKCRQAFPGRGAFIDTRLEDDRVKLIGTSVTVIEGSFTL
- a CDS encoding alpha/beta hydrolase family protein, giving the protein MPFIRAALSLLAILSAASLFTALADAPPLEIYGRLPEVSSVAISDDASRVAMLRHDPQGDYVLVRDLSGDLQTGFRVENFKPLSVDFLGDNYVLLRASATEALYDYAGRFEYGFGFIFDVANEKVYQLLENEGSLVPGADASHVVGFLEDSSEILIPTFTYAARNSAVNSVGAGASGFGSSVFRVKLDSGRVRVFEGDRQSSRLQAGSRAKYEYAIDWVIAPDGTVIAREDYDSKLNRQTIYSKKSGSWETVYSGDPEDTRFIGGRALNLVGMTPDESAILVSGLTEDLDESMLYALSFEGDLSKTPYSKPGADVAQVLTDDNRHVFGVRYAGLQPSYTFADPALQTAFDTLQEKMPDFSLLITDWSANFSQLVLKISGGVETGSYYLFDPAAGRLSQIAKSYEIAPGWVGPMQTIEYPASDGTRISAVVTWPAGDGESNLPTIVLPHGGPAGFDSVRFDWMAQYFASRGYLVLQPNFRGSSGFGQKFEWAGHGEWGRLMQSDITAGLDALIEIGWADKDRVCIVGASYGGFAALAGGAFTPDRYKCIAAIAPVSDLPEMLDDIRIDNGLGSYSYEYEYWAASIGDIDTERDELKAASPAWNADEFTAPVLLVHGHDDTVVKLEQSRRMKSALKAAGKTVNLIELPHSDHWMATSPARTATLKAVATFVEANNPARAD
- the thiD gene encoding bifunctional hydroxymethylpyrimidine kinase/phosphomethylpyrimidine kinase, which codes for MTEAQGPQGRVLVIAGSDSGGGAGIQADIKTITMLGGYAMTAVTAITVQDTTGVHGVWPVPVEAVTGQMQVTLADIGADAIKTGMLGSAALVESVAECLAANASMIPRVIDPVMIATSGHRLVEAKGVEAIRSELVPGARLVTPNAPEAEVLTGKAVETVDGQRRAAEQLLELGANGALVKGGHIPGSKITDVLQTTTGEWIFESPRIETTSTHGTGCVLASAIAALLAQGESVPEAVEQGRDYLMGAIRAAKGFGKGAGPLHHGWVLDDED
- the fsa gene encoding fructose-6-phosphate aldolase; the encoded protein is MKFFVDTANTDDISELAATGLIDGVTTNPSLIAKAGRPFTDVIKEICDLVEGPVSAEVVATEYDGMITEGRKLAAIAENVAVKLPLTWDGLKACKTLTGEGTMVNVTLCFSANQALLAAKAGATFISPFIGRLDDINLDGMELISDIRQIYDNYLFDTEILAASIRTANHVKESALAGADVATMPPNVIKSLATHPLTDKGLAAFLADAEKAGIKV
- a CDS encoding UDP-glucose dehydrogenase family protein, translated to MRVAMIGTGYVGLVSGACFADFGHVVTCVDKDASKIEKLKAGVMPIYEPGLDSLVANNVAEERLFFTTDPAEAIRDADAVFIAVGTPSRRGDGHADLSYVYGAAEEIAQLMDGFTVVVTKSTVPVGTGDEVEEIIRKTRPDGDFAVVSNPEFLREGAAIKDFKIPDRVVVGTEDERARQVMGELYRPLFLNETPILFTARRTSELIKYAANAFLAVKITFINEMADLCEKVGANVQEVSRGIGLDGRIGSKFLNAGPGYGGSCFPKDTLALTKTANDYDSPVRIVDTVVEVNAARKKAMAGKVIAAMGGDVSGKTIGVLGLAFKQNTDDMRDAPSLDILPALQAAGATIKAYDPEAMTEASHLLKDIQFAKNAYEAAQDADALVILTEWDQFRALDLDRIKAALNSNVVVDLRNIYSPEDMAAKGFAYTSIGRPAV